The Clostridium sp. AWRP genome has a window encoding:
- the ltrA gene encoding group II intron reverse transcriptase/maturase — MNTSIMKSALPNITDWQQISWQEIEGYVEKLQQRIYHAESLGEVRKVRNLQRMLINSEATLLLSIRRVTQLNKGKRTAGVDGYKALTSSERLELYHTMKELNIKCHNPKPAYRTYIEKKNGKLRPLGIPTIKDRIYQNIVRMALEPQWETRFEPTSYGFRPKRNCHDAIERIFNTVKGRKKQLIFEGDFKGCFDNLNHKFIIEQIKGFPQSELIEKWLKAGFVDNSVFNETEEGTPQGGIISPLLANIALHGMEEVLGIKYNTVNRKDEVTYENRTKYAMVRYADDFVIMCENKQDATDLFEILKPYLESRGLELAQEKTKITHITEGFDFLGFNIKRYKTKNGSKLIIKPSKDSIKSFKGKVSDTTKMLYGKNIQTLINTLNPIIIGTANYWSSVVSKEVYTAMDNYIWVNVYRFLRRLHPKKSWKWIKKKYFKPDKTGQSKNKWILTEPITNNQLKKIAWTPIVRHSQIKHDYSPYNKELKEYFSKRDKKEFDKNNVAYRQKLAKKQDYKCPLCGMSITDFKEGLETHHKTPKIKGGSDEYKNLQLVHISCHIEYHKVFPVKEDLPDLAQLRNYLRYIKNKKTAGLI, encoded by the coding sequence ATGAATACTTCAATTATGAAGTCCGCATTACCTAACATTACCGATTGGCAACAAATAAGTTGGCAAGAGATTGAAGGATATGTAGAGAAATTACAACAACGAATATATCATGCCGAAAGTCTTGGTGAGGTACGCAAGGTTAGAAACTTGCAAAGAATGCTAATTAATAGCGAAGCAACATTACTGTTATCCATAAGACGAGTAACGCAACTTAATAAGGGAAAAAGAACAGCAGGAGTAGATGGATATAAAGCATTAACTTCGAGTGAAAGACTTGAATTATACCATACAATGAAAGAATTAAATATTAAATGTCACAATCCTAAACCTGCATATAGGACATATATAGAAAAGAAAAACGGAAAACTTAGACCTCTAGGAATTCCTACTATTAAGGATAGAATATATCAGAACATAGTTAGAATGGCACTTGAACCACAATGGGAAACAAGGTTTGAACCTACATCCTACGGATTTAGACCTAAAAGGAATTGCCATGATGCTATAGAAAGAATATTCAACACAGTTAAAGGTAGGAAAAAGCAGTTGATATTTGAAGGTGACTTCAAAGGTTGCTTTGATAACCTAAACCATAAATTTATTATAGAGCAAATTAAAGGATTTCCGCAGAGTGAACTTATAGAAAAATGGCTTAAAGCAGGATTTGTTGATAACAGTGTATTTAATGAGACTGAGGAAGGAACTCCACAAGGAGGAATAATCTCCCCACTCCTTGCTAATATAGCATTGCATGGAATGGAAGAAGTCCTTGGTATTAAATACAACACTGTTAATAGGAAAGATGAAGTGACATATGAAAATAGAACTAAATATGCTATGGTAAGGTATGCTGATGACTTTGTAATAATGTGTGAAAATAAGCAAGATGCAACAGACTTGTTTGAAATTCTTAAACCTTATCTTGAAAGTAGAGGATTAGAATTAGCACAGGAAAAGACAAAGATAACACATATCACAGAAGGGTTTGACTTTCTTGGTTTTAATATTAAAAGATATAAAACTAAAAATGGTAGCAAACTAATAATTAAACCTTCTAAAGATAGTATAAAAAGTTTTAAAGGTAAAGTTTCAGATACTACCAAAATGCTGTATGGTAAGAATATTCAAACCCTTATTAACACACTAAATCCTATAATCATAGGAACTGCAAATTACTGGTCATCAGTAGTATCTAAAGAAGTTTATACTGCAATGGACAATTATATTTGGGTTAATGTATATAGATTTCTTAGAAGGTTACACCCAAAGAAAAGTTGGAAATGGATTAAAAAGAAGTACTTTAAACCAGATAAAACAGGGCAGAGTAAAAATAAGTGGATACTAACTGAACCGATAACAAATAATCAGTTAAAGAAAATAGCATGGACGCCAATAGTCAGACATTCTCAAATTAAACATGACTATAGTCCATACAATAAAGAACTCAAAGAATATTTCAGTAAAAGAGATAAGAAAGAGTTTGATAAAAATAATGTTGCTTACAGACAAAAATTGGCAAAGAAACAGGATTATAAGTGTCCCCTATGTGGAATGAGCATAACTGATTTTAAAGAAGGTTTAGAAACACATCATAAAACACCCAAAATCAAAGGTGGAAGTGATGAATACAAGAATCTTCAATTAGTACACATATCATGCCACATAGAATATCATAAGGTATTTCCTGTTAAAGAAGATTTACCCGATTTAGCCCAATTAAGAAATTACCTAAGATATATTAAAAACAAGAAAACAGCAGGGCTAATATAA
- a CDS encoding class I SAM-dependent methyltransferase: MKIEKMSDFFTARVDGYDEHMLNDVEGCKDAYIKMAKLLPQHITELLDLGCGTGLELDEIFKSKPFINVTGIDLTQAMLNKLKQKHPDKKMSLINASYFDYDFGTCKYDVAISFQTMHHFSHQDKIKLYSKIFDALKAGGQYIECDYMVTNQEEEEFYYSENKRIRKEQGIPDGEFYHYDTPCTIDNQIVLLSKAGFINVEMNWKVENTTIIVAQK; this comes from the coding sequence TTGAAAATAGAAAAAATGAGTGATTTCTTCACTGCTCGTGTAGATGGATATGATGAACATATGCTTAATGATGTAGAAGGGTGTAAAGATGCTTATATTAAGATGGCAAAATTATTACCACAACATATTACTGAATTATTAGATTTAGGTTGTGGGACTGGATTAGAGCTTGATGAAATATTTAAGAGTAAGCCTTTTATTAATGTAACAGGCATAGATTTAACACAGGCAATGCTTAATAAATTAAAACAGAAACATCCTGACAAAAAAATGTCGTTAATAAATGCAAGTTATTTTGATTATGACTTTGGAACTTGTAAATATGATGTGGCAATATCTTTCCAAACTATGCACCATTTTTCACATCAAGATAAAATTAAACTATATTCAAAGATTTTTGATGCATTGAAAGCTGGTGGTCAATATATCGAATGTGATTACATGGTAACTAATCAGGAGGAGGAAGAATTCTATTATAGTGAAAATAAACGAATAAGAAAAGAACAGGGAATTCCAGATGGCGAGTTTTATCATTATGATACTCCATGTACAATTGATAACCAAATTGTGTTATTATCCAAAGCTGGTTTTATAAATGTAGAAATGAATTGGAAAGTTGAAAATACTACTATCATTGTTGCCCAAAAATAA
- a CDS encoding L-threonylcarbamoyladenylate synthase, which produces MVVKAIETEVLYVKDLNTNYENIVKGAQYLKKGEVVAIPTETVYGLAADAFNENAVKKIFKVKGRPQDNPLLVHIYKLEQVYDICKDINKSAEKVFDAFWPGSVTLIFNKKDCISDTVSAGMKTVGIRFPKSEIARAIIKESGTLLVAPSANLSGKPSTTSADHCYNDLNGKIPCILDGGPCSIGLESTIIDMSTPDPVLLRPGAISLDDIRKVIPNLIYKKNLLSVKGNEIPKAPGMKYRHYAPDAPVTLVKGDYSKTSKWIKENANKNNAVICFQEFLTDFKNYEHVYSLGSFETLNVAAQKTFDLLRKCDKLNVSHIYVQAPKDNGLGNSIINRLEKASAGDVINI; this is translated from the coding sequence ATGGTGGTAAAGGCTATAGAAACAGAAGTATTGTATGTTAAAGATCTAAATACTAATTATGAGAACATTGTAAAAGGTGCACAATATCTAAAAAAAGGTGAAGTTGTTGCAATTCCAACGGAAACCGTTTATGGATTAGCTGCAGATGCTTTTAATGAAAATGCAGTAAAAAAGATATTTAAAGTTAAGGGAAGACCGCAAGACAATCCATTATTGGTACATATATATAAATTAGAACAAGTTTATGATATATGTAAAGATATTAATAAAAGTGCAGAGAAAGTATTTGATGCTTTCTGGCCGGGATCAGTAACTTTGATTTTCAATAAAAAGGATTGTATTTCAGATACAGTCAGTGCAGGAATGAAAACTGTGGGAATTAGATTTCCAAAAAGTGAGATAGCAAGAGCTATAATTAAAGAAAGTGGAACTCTACTAGTAGCTCCATCTGCAAATTTATCAGGGAAACCATCAACTACCAGTGCTGATCATTGTTATAATGACTTAAATGGAAAAATCCCTTGTATTTTGGACGGAGGTCCATGTTCAATTGGGTTAGAGTCAACAATTATAGACATGTCGACTCCGGATCCAGTACTTTTAAGACCTGGGGCTATAAGCTTAGATGATATACGTAAGGTAATTCCTAATCTTATATATAAAAAGAATTTATTAAGTGTTAAAGGAAATGAAATTCCGAAGGCTCCAGGAATGAAATATAGGCATTATGCGCCAGATGCACCAGTAACATTGGTTAAAGGAGATTATTCAAAAACATCTAAATGGATTAAAGAAAATGCAAATAAAAATAATGCTGTAATTTGTTTTCAGGAATTTTTAACAGATTTTAAAAATTATGAACATGTATATAGCCTAGGAAGTTTTGAAACGTTAAATGTAGCAGCACAAAAAACATTTGATTTACTTAGAAAATGTGATAAATTAAATGTAAGTCATATTTATGTACAAGCACCCAAAGACAATGGCTTGGGAAATTCTATAATAAATAGATTAGAAAAAGCAAGTGCAGGGGATGTTATTAATATATAA
- a CDS encoding Crp/Fnr family transcriptional regulator, whose product MNTWDLFLVHKIGIPTRLFETFKTKPAQMFKDNQIIYRQGEIAKNFYYLKEGRVEAFVNSTDGLEKILAIYKKGEIFGEASFFDGFPRMSSAKTFSDSEIININKSDIMLYFQKEPLLALNFIELLSKKVRMLSNEIDNISFLPAEKRIAQHLLNVSLSTNCSIYCTHEDIGKAVGVSRVTVSRTLNKFSQYQWINTKYKKILVLNKNALLKFLET is encoded by the coding sequence TTGAATACATGGGATTTGTTTTTAGTCCATAAAATAGGTATTCCTACTAGATTGTTTGAAACTTTTAAGACAAAACCTGCACAGATGTTTAAAGATAATCAAATAATTTATCGTCAAGGAGAAATTGCTAAGAATTTTTATTACCTAAAAGAAGGAAGAGTTGAAGCTTTTGTAAATTCCACAGATGGCTTAGAAAAAATTTTAGCAATTTATAAAAAGGGAGAAATTTTTGGAGAAGCTTCTTTTTTTGATGGCTTTCCAAGAATGTCATCGGCAAAAACTTTTTCAGATTCAGAAATCATCAATATTAATAAATCTGACATTATGTTATATTTTCAAAAAGAGCCACTTCTTGCTTTGAATTTTATAGAGCTTCTATCGAAAAAGGTAAGAATGTTATCAAATGAAATTGACAATATTTCATTTTTACCAGCAGAGAAAAGAATTGCCCAACATCTACTAAATGTGAGTCTATCTACTAATTGTTCTATTTATTGTACCCATGAGGATATTGGAAAGGCTGTAGGTGTAAGTAGAGTTACGGTAAGCAGAACTTTAAACAAATTCTCTCAATATCAATGGATTAATACTAAATATAAAAAAATTCTCGTATTAAACAAAAATGCTCTTTTGAAGTTTTTAGAAACATAA
- a CDS encoding class I SAM-dependent methyltransferase, protein MKWNSNLYDNKHSFVAEYGKSMINFVNVGKEQKILDLGCGTGVLTNELAKNGATVIGTDLSKNMIGKAKSNYPNLIFQVEDATSLPFKNEFDTVFSNAVFHWISNQEKLLHSVYTCLKDNGTLICEFGAQNNISQIQTAFEKVIEQKRYSYCSPFFFPSKEEYKLLLDQAGFEVKHIIEYDRPTPLADEEKGLRNWICQFFASDLLEFSDEQKEQILLETEKLCKNSIWKNNQWVADYRRIQIIAVKNKNNRTK, encoded by the coding sequence ATGAAATGGAATAGTAATCTATATGATAATAAACATTCTTTTGTAGCAGAATACGGTAAGTCTATGATTAATTTTGTAAATGTTGGAAAAGAGCAAAAAATTTTGGATTTAGGATGTGGTACAGGGGTATTAACAAATGAGCTGGCAAAAAACGGTGCAACTGTTATTGGAACAGATTTATCAAAAAATATGATTGGTAAGGCAAAATCTAATTATCCTAACTTAATCTTTCAAGTGGAGGATGCAACAAGTTTGCCTTTTAAAAATGAGTTTGATACTGTTTTTTCTAATGCGGTTTTTCATTGGATATCAAATCAAGAAAAATTGTTGCATTCTGTTTATACTTGTTTAAAAGATAATGGGACATTGATTTGTGAATTTGGAGCACAAAATAATATAAGTCAAATACAAACTGCTTTTGAAAAGGTAATAGAACAAAAGAGATATTCTTATTGTTCACCATTCTTTTTTCCTTCAAAGGAAGAATATAAGTTATTATTAGATCAAGCTGGTTTTGAAGTAAAACATATCATTGAATATGATAGACCAACACCACTTGCTGATGAGGAAAAAGGACTACGTAACTGGATTTGTCAATTCTTTGCAAGTGATTTACTAGAATTTTCAGATGAACAAAAGGAGCAAATATTACTTGAAACAGAAAAACTTTGCAAAAATAGCATATGGAAAAACAACCAATGGGTAGCGGATTACAGGCGTATTCAAATTATTGCAGTTAAAAATAAAAACAATCGTACCAAATGA
- a CDS encoding cyclic lactone autoinducer peptide — protein sequence MKNLKESVLKKSMKVLGYLSLFLATLVITPTSTIYSHQPKCPDDLLN from the coding sequence ATGAAAAATTTAAAAGAAAGTGTTTTAAAGAAAAGTATGAAAGTGTTAGGTTATCTGTCTTTATTTTTAGCAACTTTGGTTATAACTCCAACATCTACAATATACAGTCACCAACCAAAGTGCCCTGATGACTTATTAAATTAG
- a CDS encoding ATPase, T2SS/T4P/T4SS family, whose product MFPVELKNINIEDISLEMDVIKKIPEEIARDNCLIALKMKENKLFIAVDKVPNFTLIEELKFILGKELEFFRTSRKVIFKLINKYYCKQNLNHALNDIKLKENIPELIASPLQDKYKFQGSPVIKAANYIIDKAIDERASDLHIEPFENGVTIRMRVDGIMREYIKISKYIYPLLCTRIKIMAELDIAEKRIPQDGKIKYVKQNLNYDLRVSTLPTIYGEKVVLRILYRDENIKDMTALGFSRESEDKIKRMLCCDHGLLIAVGPTARRTKMR is encoded by the coding sequence GTGTTTCCTGTAGAATTAAAGAATATAAATATAGAAGACATTTCTCTGGAAATGGATGTAATAAAAAAAATACCTGAAGAAATAGCCAGGGATAATTGTTTAATAGCTTTAAAAATGAAAGAAAATAAATTATTTATAGCCGTAGATAAAGTACCAAATTTTACTTTAATTGAGGAACTAAAATTTATATTGGGAAAAGAACTTGAATTTTTTAGGACTAGTAGGAAAGTTATATTTAAGTTGATAAATAAGTACTACTGCAAACAAAATTTAAATCATGCATTAAATGACATAAAGTTAAAAGAGAATATTCCAGAATTAATTGCGAGTCCACTTCAAGATAAATATAAATTTCAAGGTTCTCCAGTTATAAAGGCAGCTAATTACATAATTGACAAGGCTATAGATGAAAGAGCTAGTGATTTGCATATAGAACCATTTGAAAATGGTGTCACCATAAGGATGAGGGTAGATGGAATTATGAGGGAATATATTAAAATATCGAAGTATATCTATCCTCTTTTGTGTACTAGAATAAAGATAATGGCAGAGCTTGATATAGCAGAAAAGAGAATACCCCAAGATGGAAAGATAAAGTATGTTAAACAAAATCTAAACTATGATTTAAGGGTGTCTACTCTTCCTACTATATATGGTGAAAAAGTAGTTTTAAGAATTTTATATAGGGATGAAAATATAAAAGACATGACTGCACTTGGATTTTCAAGAGAAAGTGAAGATAAAATAAAAAGAATGCTATGTTGTGATCATGGACTTCTTATAGCTGTTGGACCAACTGCTCGCAGAACAAAAATGCGATAA
- a CDS encoding recombinase family protein produces MKAAIYSRKSKFTAKGESIENQIEMCKEYCNKNFDEEIEFIIYEDEGFSGGNVDRPQFQQMIKDAKNEKFDALVCYRLDRVSRNVADFSTTLELLQQHNISFISIKEQFDTSTPMGKAMVYIASVFAQLERETIAERVRDNMIELAKTGRWLGGPPPMGFKSEKVIYYDAEMKQKSMHKLSPIKEDLDFVKLIYKKYIELGSTHQVRKYFLQNNITSLKNKDLSSSVIHRVLRNPVYVRADDKVMEYLQSKNITIAGDADGKHGLLVYNKVAKNRKQKDKNEWIAAIAKHNGIIDSDEWLKIQSQLDTNSKITPALGKSNVALLTGLLKCKKCGRRMSIVYGSKKKDGTKHYYYACTLKKFSNVTRCNNKNANGTKLDAFVVSRLKELTADEGLLSKQLHDFKNEVAVTESEDKSKNIKKEISTNEDSINNLVKQLSKNQNSAAADYIMKEIERLDRKNKELKNKLAVLDLQLDNSQEKSLDIDLMLRTARQFNDIIDTSDIKLKKYLISTLVDSIYWDGDKQEADINIFGSKKN; encoded by the coding sequence ATGAAAGCAGCAATATACAGCAGGAAATCAAAATTCACTGCTAAAGGTGAATCTATAGAAAATCAGATTGAAATGTGTAAAGAATACTGCAATAAAAATTTTGATGAAGAAATTGAATTTATAATTTATGAGGACGAAGGTTTTAGTGGAGGGAATGTAGACAGGCCTCAATTTCAGCAAATGATAAAAGATGCAAAGAATGAGAAATTTGATGCTTTAGTATGTTATAGACTTGACCGTGTAAGTAGAAATGTTGCTGACTTTTCTACAACTCTTGAACTACTACAGCAGCATAATATATCTTTTATAAGCATAAAGGAACAGTTTGACACAAGTACTCCTATGGGTAAGGCTATGGTATATATAGCCTCTGTATTCGCACAATTAGAGCGTGAAACCATTGCTGAACGTGTACGCGATAATATGATTGAACTGGCAAAAACAGGCCGTTGGTTAGGTGGGCCTCCTCCTATGGGATTTAAATCAGAAAAAGTGATTTACTATGACGCTGAAATGAAACAAAAATCCATGCATAAGCTCTCTCCTATAAAAGAAGATTTAGACTTTGTAAAACTTATATATAAAAAATACATAGAATTAGGGTCAACTCACCAAGTCAGAAAATATTTTTTGCAAAACAATATAACAAGTTTAAAAAATAAAGATTTGTCCTCCTCCGTTATACACCGTGTTTTAAGGAACCCTGTCTATGTTAGAGCTGATGATAAAGTTATGGAATATCTTCAAAGTAAAAATATAACTATTGCTGGAGATGCAGATGGAAAACATGGACTACTAGTTTATAATAAAGTTGCGAAAAACAGAAAACAAAAAGATAAAAATGAATGGATAGCAGCTATAGCAAAACACAATGGAATCATCGATTCAGATGAATGGCTAAAAATACAGTCACAGCTTGATACAAATAGTAAAATTACACCTGCATTAGGGAAATCTAATGTGGCTCTATTAACCGGATTATTAAAATGCAAAAAGTGTGGTAGAAGAATGAGTATTGTATATGGATCTAAGAAAAAAGACGGCACAAAACATTATTACTATGCTTGCACTTTAAAAAAATTTTCTAATGTCACAAGATGCAATAATAAAAACGCAAATGGAACTAAATTAGATGCCTTTGTTGTATCTCGTTTAAAAGAACTTACTGCTGATGAAGGATTATTATCCAAACAATTACACGATTTTAAAAATGAAGTCGCTGTCACTGAATCTGAAGACAAGTCTAAAAATATAAAAAAAGAAATATCTACAAATGAGGACTCTATAAATAACTTAGTTAAGCAATTATCTAAAAATCAAAATAGCGCTGCAGCTGACTACATAATGAAAGAAATTGAAAGGCTCGATAGAAAAAATAAGGAATTGAAAAATAAGTTAGCGGTACTAGATCTGCAATTAGATAATTCTCAAGAAAAAAGTCTTGATATTGACTTAATGCTTAGAACTGCAAGACAATTTAATGATATAATTGATACAAGTGATATTAAATTGAAAAAATATTTAATTTCTACTCTGGTAGATTCTATATACTGGGACGGAGATAAACAAGAAGCTGATATTAATATTTTTGGATCAAAAAAAAACTAA